One genomic window of Borreliella garinii includes the following:
- the pyrH gene encoding UMP kinase, with protein MLEIISLGGGVINSNQINIEFIKNFKNFVFKWLLENEKRKIILIVGGGKVAREYQDAYKKINPDFKVRELDEIGIMSTRLNAEFLCKVMNPLCKDKIVTNPLKNFSFKGKILIASGWKSGFSTDYIAVKFAEKFNKKDVINITNVNQVYDKDPKKFKNATAFKKLNWKQLQNIVGQKWNPGLNLPFDPIATKLSSKLGLTLYIVNGNNIENLEKVFNKNNDFFGTVIVK; from the coding sequence AATAAATTCAAATCAAATCAACATAGAATTCATTAAAAATTTCAAAAACTTTGTTTTTAAATGGTTACTAGAAAATGAAAAAAGAAAAATCATTTTAATAGTTGGTGGAGGAAAAGTTGCAAGAGAATACCAAGACGCCTATAAAAAAATCAACCCTGATTTTAAAGTTCGTGAGCTTGATGAGATTGGGATAATGTCAACAAGATTAAATGCAGAATTTCTCTGCAAAGTAATGAATCCTCTCTGTAAAGACAAAATTGTTACCAATCCTTTAAAAAATTTTTCTTTTAAGGGGAAAATATTAATTGCTTCCGGCTGGAAATCGGGATTTTCAACGGATTACATTGCCGTAAAATTTGCAGAAAAATTTAATAAAAAAGATGTCATAAATATAACAAACGTAAATCAAGTTTATGATAAAGATCCAAAAAAATTTAAAAATGCAACAGCTTTTAAAAAATTAAATTGGAAACAATTACAAAACATTGTAGGACAAAAGTGGAATCCGGGCTTAAATTTACCTTTTGACCCAATAGCAACAAAACTCTCTTCAAAACTTGGACTTACTCTTTACATAGTAAACGGAAATAATATTGAAAACTTAGAAAAAGTTTTCAACAAAAATAATGATTTTTTTGGTACTGTTATAGTAAAATAA
- a CDS encoding response regulator has protein sequence MKKRILVIDDNRAIRQSVAYILEQNGFGVSEAKDGLEGVLKFKEAVGQGDKDFDLVITDINMPNLDGIGVIKQIREFGSFVPILVLTTESEQSKVDEGRKAGATGWLVKPFNPEALMKTISKIF, from the coding sequence ATGAAAAAAAGAATTTTGGTTATTGATGATAATAGGGCAATAAGGCAAAGCGTTGCTTATATTTTAGAACAAAACGGTTTTGGAGTCTCAGAAGCAAAGGATGGTCTAGAAGGAGTTTTAAAGTTTAAAGAAGCAGTTGGGCAAGGAGATAAAGATTTTGATCTTGTCATTACAGATATCAACATGCCTAATTTAGACGGAATTGGTGTTATTAAGCAGATAAGAGAGTTTGGAAGCTTTGTTCCTATACTGGTTCTTACTACTGAATCTGAGCAATCTAAGGTTGATGAGGGACGTAAAGCAGGTGCTACTGGTTGGCTTGTTAAACCCTTTAATCCTGAAGCTTTAATGAAAACAATCTCAAAGATATTTTAA
- a CDS encoding BB0569 family chemotaxis protein: MDNDNNDFFANDYLATLFYKLEAFDESARHIYSNLSKSIPKLIEKISKDSKDLSFSIDLISNLDLDNDASLNNFIAKIIGALDDFVAYFNSSTTSLESQFSVIRSKVKDIEILEDVIEKMKKSSLDMEIMSINTLTVAMRAGKAGGAFSYITSEIKVLTQSMIKQADQLTSKGREVKIGLDRAKNQVYESNTAENKILEEFRDNLMKKIDAFSDGIGSVIALYDDILKVLLEFKFKLVNSISYLQFQDRLTQSLQHLNIMYSNIDVFKFRDISEIQKLKILSVFTDTSKVIVKDVLEKLEKNYTIFEKFIDASLGSIQTINDLRSDNSLYIDIPKIIEQFSSILSDLLRRIDDVEKNNSNFLNLYYEQVKLIKSLELMFSNIAAISARFQNINIASKIEVVKRSELKAMEGNISEMSKIIKEIDSNITKGIEFLDQIIFFLEKVVKDYDNRFYLEKNYFNKFKKLFIEIKNDILDIKNIAIDNILSYEVFSIEFMEIFEEMKLEVYNVRNLKNSLLDIENFLSNMENKINFSLNLELSKAGIQSVEIEDKEFVNRIANRFTLFVHKKYLLSLIEEAKDVHSFDEGSVILF, translated from the coding sequence ATGGATAATGACAATAATGACTTTTTTGCTAATGATTATTTGGCAACTTTATTTTATAAACTTGAAGCTTTCGATGAGAGTGCAAGGCATATTTATTCAAATTTAAGCAAATCAATTCCTAAATTAATAGAAAAAATTTCTAAAGATTCTAAGGATTTATCTTTTAGTATTGACTTGATTTCTAATCTTGATCTTGATAATGATGCTTCTTTGAATAATTTCATAGCTAAGATTATAGGAGCATTAGATGATTTTGTTGCTTACTTCAATTCGTCAACAACTTCTCTTGAATCTCAATTTAGTGTAATAAGGAGTAAGGTTAAAGACATAGAAATACTTGAAGATGTGATTGAAAAAATGAAAAAAAGCTCCCTTGATATGGAAATAATGTCTATTAATACATTAACAGTTGCCATGAGGGCTGGTAAGGCTGGGGGAGCCTTTTCTTATATTACTAGTGAAATCAAGGTTTTAACCCAATCTATGATTAAACAGGCAGATCAACTTACCAGTAAGGGGCGAGAAGTTAAAATTGGTTTAGATAGGGCTAAAAATCAAGTATATGAAAGTAATACAGCTGAAAATAAAATTCTTGAAGAATTTAGAGATAATTTAATGAAAAAAATAGATGCCTTTTCAGATGGAATAGGAAGTGTTATTGCTCTTTATGATGATATTTTAAAAGTTTTATTAGAATTTAAGTTTAAACTTGTAAATTCTATTTCTTATCTTCAGTTTCAAGACAGACTAACTCAATCTTTACAACATTTAAATATTATGTATTCTAATATTGATGTTTTTAAATTTAGAGATATAAGCGAGATTCAAAAATTAAAAATTTTATCAGTTTTTACTGATACATCAAAAGTTATAGTAAAAGATGTTCTTGAAAAGCTTGAAAAAAATTATACTATTTTTGAGAAATTTATTGATGCTTCTCTTGGTTCGATTCAAACTATTAACGATTTAAGGTCTGATAATTCCTTATACATAGATATTCCTAAAATAATAGAACAATTTTCTAGCATTTTGTCTGATTTGCTTAGAAGAATTGATGATGTTGAGAAAAATAATTCTAATTTTTTGAATTTATATTATGAACAGGTTAAGCTTATAAAATCATTAGAGCTAATGTTTTCAAATATTGCAGCTATTTCTGCCAGGTTTCAAAATATTAATATAGCGTCAAAGATAGAAGTTGTCAAAAGATCAGAACTTAAAGCTATGGAGGGTAATATTTCAGAAATGTCAAAAATTATTAAAGAGATTGATTCTAATATTACTAAGGGAATAGAATTTCTAGATCAAATAATCTTTTTTCTTGAAAAAGTTGTTAAAGATTATGACAATAGATTTTATCTTGAAAAAAATTATTTTAATAAATTTAAAAAATTATTTATAGAAATTAAGAATGATATTCTTGATATTAAGAACATAGCCATTGATAATATTTTGTCTTATGAAGTTTTTTCAATTGAATTTATGGAAATATTTGAAGAAATGAAATTAGAAGTCTACAATGTTAGAAATTTAAAAAATTCTCTTTTAGATATAGAAAACTTTTTAAGTAATATGGAAAACAAAATAAATTTTAGTCTTAATTTAGAATTATCCAAAGCTGGAATTCAATCTGTTGAAATTGAAGATAAAGAATTTGTCAATAGAATTGCTAATCGATTTACTTTATTTGTTCATAAAAAATACCTATTATCTTTGATAGAGGAAGCTAAGGATGTTCATTCCTTTGATGAAGGTAGTGTAATTTTATTTTAA